One stretch of Juglans microcarpa x Juglans regia isolate MS1-56 chromosome 3D, Jm3101_v1.0, whole genome shotgun sequence DNA includes these proteins:
- the LOC121254865 gene encoding probable pre-mRNA-splicing factor ATP-dependent RNA helicase DEAH4 yields the protein MANLPIIQFEDQIIETVERNPVVVIIGETGSGKSTQLSQMLHRRGYTKSGIVGVTQPRRVAAVSVARRVAQELGVPLGDEVGYAIRFEDRTSERTRIKYLTDGVLLRESLSNPELNQYSVIILDEAHERSLNTDILLGLMKRLVGVRASNLKVLITSATLDGEKVSKFFSNCPILTVPGKLYPVEILYSNERPKSYLESSLKTALDIHVRQPEGDVLIFMTGQDDIEKLVSKLEDRVQSLDEGSCMDAIILPLHGSLPPEMQVRVFSPPPPNCRRFIVATNIAETSLTVDGVVYVIDSGYVKQRQYNPSTGMYSLDVVQISKVQANQRAGRAGRTRPGKCYRLYPSTVYHDEFLDVTVPEIQRSSLTGSVLYLKSLDLSDMDILNFDFLDPPSFESLEDALKQLYLIDAIDENGSITSVGRTMAELPLEPSLSRTLMEANKCGCLFQALSVAAMLSAETSLLPGRSKNTEKKRKHTSSNLPDGSGWGDHIQLLQIYEHWDRTNYNIGWCKDNDLQVRGMLFVKDVRKQLSQIMQKITKGSLDVQGNGRWKESELDYRNLRKALCIGFANQLAERMIHHNGYRTLGFKPQVVQVHPSSVLKPDAEGKFPEYVVYHELIATSRPYLRNVCAVEMNWVMPILNKVKKININKLSGGTGPIREETDEKLSDLPKKEINIDGVPGDHENRIQAARERFLSRKANK from the exons ATGGCGAACCTTCCGATCATTCAGTTCGAAGATCAAATCATAGAGACGGTGGAGCGGAACCCAGTGGTGGTGATAATCGGAGAGACTGGCTCGGGAAAGAGCACCCAGCTCTCTCAGATGCTACACCGGAGAGGCTACACCAAGTCTGGAATCGTCGGCGTCACTCAGCCTCGCCGAGTTGCCGCAGTCTCCGTGGCTAG GCGGGTTGCCCAGGAGCTTGGTGTTCCGCTTGGGGATGAAGTGGGATATGCTATCCGATTTGAAGATAGAACCTCAGAGAGGACTCGGATCAA ATATCTTACTGATGGAGTCCTACTTCGCGAGAGCCTATCTAACCCTGAGCTTAATCAGTATTCGGTAATCATATTGGATGAAGCTCATGAGAGGAGTCTGAACAC GGATATATTGCTGGGACTAATGAAACGCTTGGTTGGAGTGCGTGCCTCCAATTTAAAGGTTCTTATCACTTCAGCAACTCTTGATGGTGAAAAAGtatcaaaattcttttcaaattgCCCCATACTAACTGTCCCAGGGAAGTTATACCCTGTTGAGATATTGTACAGCAACGAGCGCCCTAAAAGCTATCTTGAGTCGTCTTTAAAAACAGCTCTTG ACATACACGTTCGGCAACCAGAGGGTGACGTCCTAATATTCATGACTGGACAG GATGACATAGAGAAGTTGGTATCAAAGTTGGAGGATCGAGTTCAAAGTCTAGATGAGGGTTCCTGTATGGATGCCATCATCCTTCCCCTTCATGGTTCTTTGCCACCTGAAATGCAG GTGCGTGTATTTAGCCCTCCACCTCCGAATTGCCGACGATTTATAGTTGCCACAAATATTGCTGAAACTTCGTTGACGGTCGATGGTGTTGT GTATGTTATTGACTCTGGTTATGTCAAGCAACGGCAGTACAACCCATCAACTGGCATGTATTCCCTCGATGTTGTTCAAATTAGCAA AGTGCAAGCTAATCAACGGGCAGGCCGAGCGGGAAGAACTCGCCCTGGGAAGTGCTATCGGTTATACCCTTCCACAGTTTATCATGATGAATTTCTGGATGTAACAGTTCCTGAAATACAGCGATCTTCCCTCACTGGGAGTGTTCTCTATTTGAAATCACTGGACCTCTCTGATATGGATATTCTCAACTTTGATTTTCTTGATCCGCCTTCAT TTGAGTCTTTAGAAGATGCTTTGAAGCAGTTATATCTCATTGATGCTATTGATGAAAATGGCTCTATCACAAGTGTTGGACGAACAATGGCTG AGCTCCCACTAGAACCTTCACTCTCCAGAACCTTAATGGAGGCAAATAAGTGTGGTTGCTTATTCCAGGCTTTGAGTGTTGCTGCCATGTTATCAGCGGAAACCTCATTGCTTCCCGGTCGAAG CAAGAATACTGAAAAAAAGAGGAAACACACTTCCTCGAACCTTCCTGATGGGTCTGGCTGGGGTGATCACATCCAACTGCTTCAGATCTATGAGCATTGGGATAgaactaattataatattggTTGGTGTAAAGACAATGACTTGCAG GTGCGGGGGATGTTGTTTGTCAAAGATGTTCGGAAACAATTATCTCAGATAATGCAGAAAATAACAAAGG GATCCCTAGATGTACAGGGAAATGGAAGGTGGAAAGAGAGTGAGCTTGATTACCGGAATTTGAGGAAAGCTTTGTGCATAGGTTTTGCAAATCAGCTGGCTGAGAGAATGATTCATCACAATGGCTATCGAACTCTAGGTTTTAAGCCCCAAGTAGTTCAG GTGCATCCGTCTTCAGTGCTGAAACCAGATGCAGAGGGAAAGTTCCCAGAGTATGTTGTGTACCATGAACTCATTGCAACCTCACGCCCATACTTACGCAATGTATGTGCTGTAGAGATGAATTGGGTCATGCCCATTCTAAACAaggttaagaaaataaatataaacaaactgAG TGGCGGGACTGGTCCTATTAGAGAAGAAACTGACGAAAAACTCTCAGACTTGCCGAAGAAAGAGATTAACATTGATGGGGTCCCTGGTGACCATGAAAATAGAATTCAGGCAGCTAGAGAACGTTTTCTTTCTCGTAAGGCAAATAAATGA
- the LOC121254866 gene encoding adenylate kinase 4-like isoform X2 — MRSRDTGPPGCGKGTQSPIIKDEYCLCHLATGDMLRAAVSAKTPLGIKAKEAMEKGELVSDDLVVGIIDEAMKKPSCQKGFILDGFPRTVVQAQKLDEMLQKQGVKIDKVLDFAIDDSILEERITGRWIHPSSGRTYHTKFAPPKVPGVDDVTGEPLMQRKDDNPEVLKSRLAAFHTQTKPVIDYYGKKGVLAQLHAEKPPNVVTTEVQKVLSQ; from the exons ATGAGAAGCAGAGATACAG GACCACCGGGATGTGGAAAAGGCACACAGTCGCCAATTATCAAGGATGAGTACTGCTTGTGTCATTTGGCAACCGGTGATATGCTGAGAGCTGCAGTGTCTGCTAAAACTCCTCTTGGAATCAAGGCTAAAGAAGCCATGGAAAAG GGAGAACTTGTATCTGATGATTTGGTGGTTGGGATCATTGACGAAGCTATGAAGAAGCCGTCATGTCAAAAAGGTTTCATCCTGGATGGTTTTCCGAGGACCGTGGTTCAAGCACAAAAG CTTGATGAGATGCTTCAGAAGCAGGGGGTTAAAATTGACAAGGTTCTCGACTTTGCAATTGATGATTCCATATTGGAGGAGAGGATCACTGGTCGTTGGATACACCCTTCGAGTGGTCGAACCTACCACACAAAATTTGCACCTCCCAAGGTTCCTGGTGTTGATGAT GTCACAGGAGAACCTTTGATGCAACGGAAAGATGATAATCCGGAAGTTCTCAAGTCAAGGCTAGCAGCCTTCCATACACAAACCAAACCG GTTATCGATTATTATGGCAAGAAGGGTGTTCTTGCACAGCTGCATGCGGAGAAACCCCCAAATGTGGTCACTACTGAGGTTCAGAAGGTTCTCTCGCAGTAA
- the LOC121254866 gene encoding adenylate kinase 4-like isoform X1, whose translation MASSGVALDDIPSVDIMTELLRRFKCSSKPDKRLILVGPPGCGKGTQSPIIKDEYCLCHLATGDMLRAAVSAKTPLGIKAKEAMEKGELVSDDLVVGIIDEAMKKPSCQKGFILDGFPRTVVQAQKLDEMLQKQGVKIDKVLDFAIDDSILEERITGRWIHPSSGRTYHTKFAPPKVPGVDDVTGEPLMQRKDDNPEVLKSRLAAFHTQTKPVIDYYGKKGVLAQLHAEKPPNVVTTEVQKVLSQ comes from the exons ATGGCGAGTTCTGGAGTAGCATTGGACGACATACCTTCTGTTGATATCATGACCGAACTCCTCCGCCGCTTCAAGTGCTCCTCCAAGCCTGACAAGCGTCTAATTCTCGTCg GACCACCGGGATGTGGAAAAGGCACACAGTCGCCAATTATCAAGGATGAGTACTGCTTGTGTCATTTGGCAACCGGTGATATGCTGAGAGCTGCAGTGTCTGCTAAAACTCCTCTTGGAATCAAGGCTAAAGAAGCCATGGAAAAG GGAGAACTTGTATCTGATGATTTGGTGGTTGGGATCATTGACGAAGCTATGAAGAAGCCGTCATGTCAAAAAGGTTTCATCCTGGATGGTTTTCCGAGGACCGTGGTTCAAGCACAAAAG CTTGATGAGATGCTTCAGAAGCAGGGGGTTAAAATTGACAAGGTTCTCGACTTTGCAATTGATGATTCCATATTGGAGGAGAGGATCACTGGTCGTTGGATACACCCTTCGAGTGGTCGAACCTACCACACAAAATTTGCACCTCCCAAGGTTCCTGGTGTTGATGAT GTCACAGGAGAACCTTTGATGCAACGGAAAGATGATAATCCGGAAGTTCTCAAGTCAAGGCTAGCAGCCTTCCATACACAAACCAAACCG GTTATCGATTATTATGGCAAGAAGGGTGTTCTTGCACAGCTGCATGCGGAGAAACCCCCAAATGTGGTCACTACTGAGGTTCAGAAGGTTCTCTCGCAGTAA
- the LOC121254864 gene encoding urease-like, with protein MKLTPREVEKLCLHNAGYLAQKRLARGLRLNYTEAVALIATQILEFVRDGDKSVAELMDVGKQLLGRRQVLPAVPYLLDSVQVEGTFPDGTKLITVHDAIASEHGNLELALHGSFLPVPSLEKFPWVEDNKIPGEIIFGGGNITLNHGKKAVILRVVNTGDRPVQVGSHYHFIEVNPYLIFDRQKAYGMRLNIPAGTATRFEPGETKSVILVSIGGKKVIRGGHGIADGPVDHAKFREVMGAVNLRDFGNLEENNASEGFTGEHSAFSKIISHEEYVNKYGPTTGDKIKLGDTNLYAEIERDVAIYGDECVFGGGKVIRDGMGQSCGHPPAVSLDTVITNAVIIDYSGIFKADIGIKDGLIVSLGKAGNPDIMDGVFSNIIGVNTEVIAGEGMIVTAGAIDCHVHFICPQLAYEAISSGTTTLVGGGTGPADGTRATTCTPAISQMKLMLQSTDEMPLNFGFTGKGNSAKPDELHEIIRAGAMGLKLHEDWGTTPAAIDNALNVAEHYDIQVNIHTDTLNESGFVEHSIAAFKGRTIHTYHSEGAGGGHAPDIIKVCGVKHVLPSSTNPTRPFTFNTIDEHLDMLMVCHHLDKDIPEDVAFAESRIRAETIAAEDILHDMGAISIIASDAQAMGRIGEVISRTWQTAHKMKLQRGSIDPSGPDNDNLRIKRYIAKYTINPAIANGLSEYVGSVEVGKLADLVLWKPSFFGAKPEMIVKGGAVAWANMGDPNASIPTPEPVMMRPMFGAFGKAGSAHSIAFVSKAALNIGVKAAYGLNKRVEAVSKVRQLTKADMKLNNALPNITVDPETYTVTADGEVLTCAAATTVPLSRNYFLF; from the exons ATGAAACTCACACCGAGAGAGGTGGAGAAACTGTGTCTTCACAATGCCGGGTACCTAGCACAGAAGCGTCTCGCTCGTGGTCTAAGACTCAATTACACTGAAGCTGTGGCTCTCATTGCTACGCAG attCTGGAGTTCGTACGCGATGGTGATAAATCGGTGGCGGAGTTGATGGACGTTGGGAAACAACTTTTAGGAAG GAGACAAGTTCTTCCTGCTGTACCATATCTTTTGGATTCTGTACAG GTTGAAGGGACCTTTCCTGATGGCACTAAGTTAATCACCGTTCATGATGCAATTGCTAGTGAACATGGAAATCTGGAGCTAGCTCTACATGGTTCTTTTCTTCCAG tTCCTTCTCTAGAAAAGTTTCCTTGGGTAGAAGATAATAAAATTCCTGGTGAGATTATCTTTGGAGGTGGAAATATTACACTTAATCATGGAAAAAAAGCAGTAATCCTCAGAGTTGTCAACACTGGAGACAGGCCAGTTCAG GTTGGCAGCCACTATCACTTTATTGAGGTGAATCCCTACTTGATTTTTGATCGACAGAAAGCATATGGCATGCGCCTAAACATACCAGCAGGGACAGCTACACGATTCGAG CCTGGGGAAACTAAAAGTGTCATACTTGTAAGCATTGGAGGTAAGAAAGTGATCAGAGGGGGACATGGCATTGCTGATGGTCCAGTTGATCATGCTAAATTTAGAGAAGTCATGGGAGCTGTAAACTTGAGAGACTTTGGGAATCTGGAAGAAAATAATGCTAG TGAAGGCTTTACTGGAGAACATTCCGCTTTCAGCAAAATAATCTCTCATGAGGAATATGTCAACAAGTATGGCCCTACCACTGGTGACAAAATTAAGCTTGGTGATACAAACCTGTATGCTGAAATTGAAAGAGATGTTGCCATTTATGGTGATGAATGTGTCTTTGGAGGTGGGAAGGTTATAAGAGATGGAATGGGCCAGTCATGTGGGCATCCACCTGCTGTTTCTTTGGATACAGTTATTACAAATGCTGTGATAATTGATTATAGTGGAATTTTTAAGGCCGATATTGGGATCAAGGATGGTCTTATTGTTTCCCTTGGGAAAGCAGGCAATCCAGACATCATGGATGgtgtattttcaaatattataggG GTTAACACTGAGGTTATTGCGGGAGAAGGAATGATTGTAACTGCGGGAGCCATAGACTGTCATGTCCACTTCATATGCCCTCAATTGGCATATGAAGCTATATCAAGTG GAACCACAACATTAGTTGGAGGAGGAACGGGACCTGCTGATGGAACGCGTGCGACAACTTGTACTCCAGCAATATCACAAATGAAGTTAATGCTGCAATCAACTGACGAGATGCCTCTAAATTTTGGTTTTACGGGAAAA GGGAACAGTGCAAAACCTGATGAACTGCATGAAATAATTAGAGCCGGGGCAATGGGACTGAAGCTGCATGAGGACTGGGGAACTACTCCTGCCGCAATAGACAATGCTTTGAATGTTGCAGAACATTATGACATCCAG GTTAATATCCACACGGACACCTTGAATGAATCGGGATTTGTTGAACATTCTATTGCTGCATTTAAAGGAAGAACTATTCATACCTATCACAG TGAAGGTGCTGGTGGTGGTCATGCTCCAGATATCATTAAAGTATGTGGTGTAAAACATGTCCTGCCATCATCTACGAACCCCACACGGCCTTTTACTTTCAACACTATAGATGAGCATCTTGACATGCTG ATGGTCTGCCATCACCTCGATAAAGATATTCCAGAAGACGTGGCTTTTGCTGAATCAAGGATAAGGGCTGAAACAATTGCTGCAGAGGATATTTTGCATGATATGGGGGCAATTAGCATCATTGCTTCCGATGCACAAGCTATGGGTCGCATTGGAGAG GTGATAAGCAGAACTTGGCAAACTGCCCACAAGATGAAGTTACAAAGAGGGTCGATTGACCCTAGTGGACCAGACAATGACAATCTTCGTATCAAGCGTTACATTGCTAAATACACAATAAATCCTGCCATAGCTAATGGGCTTTCTGAATATGTTGGCTCAGTTGAG GTGGGAAAGTTGGCCGATCTTGTTCTGTGGAAGCCATCCTTCTTTGGTGCAAAACCAGAAATGATAGTAAAAGGTGGTGCAGTTGCGTGGGCTAATATGGGCGATCCAAACGCAAGCATTCCCACACCTGAACCG GTAATGATGAGGCCCATGTTTGGAGCATTTGGGAAGGCTGGAAGTGCTCACTCCATTGCTTTTGTCAGCAAG GCAGCTTTGAATATTGGAGTTAAAGCCGCATACGGACTCAACAAGAGAGTAGAAGCTGTGAGCAAGGTTAGGCAGCTAACCAAAGCTGACATGAAACTCAACAATGCTCTTCCAAACATCACGGTGGACCCAGAGACATACACGGTCACAGCCGATGGTGAGGTTCTTACCTGTGCTGCAGCCACCACCGTTCCTCTTTCTCGGAATTACTTCCTCTTTTAG
- the LOC121255004 gene encoding uncharacterized protein LOC121255004, whose amino-acid sequence MEETRVNYIDFIHEHPLVFKEDLENDGNKEAVCSRCQEPVLGSGYKFSECNFLLHKSCNEPPLEIHHPLHQNHTLILCAPSTYVACDGCYENCSIRLFYSCKQCKFDIDIRCVSRWRNSIDECHRHDFVPILKQIQFTCDACGEETKDVAYLCSLCRFLVHGKCTRYPRTISTTVHNHSLTLTCSLHQMVEEKDDIFCKLCHRKVKTKYGVYYCQDCSYAAHLQCAQKYEGEWMDPTTESVPCESDLVSEIKHFSHEHKLIISKKELEDDKICEGCMLSISPPFYSCEQCNFFLHRSCTKLLPKKQQSLFHGHPLTLLSQAPSPSGIFRCFACSRFQHGFCYKCDLCKYKVDIQCASLPETLKHEGHQHSLFIGLNRDRIVCNGCYDEYRPSHLFVCKKCETFGLCFRCATLPYRVRYEYDLHDYLTLTYSVEDDSGEYYCFICEESRDSRKWFYYCKECDFAAHPDCVIGKYSRIKFGRTFTCRQHEHPVTIVQKNEYSAPCDTCGTTFHGLAVACTQCKFNSHLFVQWWLPEGICAPRKIITL is encoded by the coding sequence atggaggagacaagagtaaattatattgatttcaTCCATGAGCATCCGTTGGTCTTCAAAGAAGATCTGGAAAATGATGGGAACAAGGAAGCTGTTTGCTCGAGGTGCCAGGAACCAGTGTTGGGTTCCGGCTACAAATTCTCCGAATGCAACTTCCTACTTCATAAATCATGCAATGAACCGCCCCTCGAAATACACCACCCTTTGCACCAAAACCACACCCTTATTCTCTGTGCGCCATCAACATATGTTGCTTGTGATGGTTGCTACGAGAATTGCAGCATACGCTTATTTTACAGTTGTAAGCAATGCAAATTTGACATCGACATTAGATGCGTTTCCCGCTGGCGAAATAGCATCGATGAATGTCACCGACATGACTTCGTCCCCATCTTGAAGCAGATCCAATTCACTTGCGATGCGTGTGGTGAGGAAACCAAAGACGTTGCTTACCTCTGTAGCCTCTGTCGATTCTTGGTTCACGGAAAATGTACTCGATATCCACGCACCATCAGTACAACTGTACATAatcactctctcactctcacatgTTCTCTTCATCAAATGGTAGAGGAGAAGGACGACATATTCTGTAAACTTTGCCATAGAAAGGTAAAAACAAAGTACGGAGTTTATTACTGTCAAGATTGCAGTTATGCTGCCCACTTGCAATGCGCACAAAAGTATGAAGGTGAGTGGATGGACCCAACCACAGAGTCGGTACCTTGCGAATCTGATTTGGTCTCGGAGATCAAACATTTTAGTCATGAACACAAATTAATCATCAGTAAAAAGGAGCTCGAGGATGATAAGATTTGCGAGGGATGTATGCTTTCAATCTCCCCCCCGTTTTACAGCTGTGAGCAATGTAACTTCTTTCTACACCGTAGCTGTACCAAACTTCTTCCCAAGAAGCAACAGTCCCTTTTTCACGGACACCCACTCACCCTCCTCTCACAGGCACCTTCCCCAAGTGGCATATTCAGATGTTTTGCTTGTAGCCGTTTTCAACATGGCTTCTGTTATAAATGTGACTTATGCAAGTACAAAGTCGATATTCAATGCGCTTCTCTTCCGGAAACTCTAAAGCATGAAGGTCACCAACACTCCCTCTTCATAGGTTTGAATCGTGATCGAATAGTATGCAATGGCTGTTATGATGAGTATCGTCCTTCTCACTTATTTGTATGCAAAAAATGCGAGACGTTCGGCTTGTGTTTTAGATGTGCAACTCTTCCATATAGAGTTAGGTATGAATATGATTTACATGATTACTTGACACTCACGTATAGTGTTGAAGACGATTCTGGAGAATACTATTGTTTTATTTGCGAGGAAAGTAGAGACTCAAGGAAGTGGTTCTACTATTGTAAGGAATGCGACTTTGCTGCACATCCCGATTGTGTTATTGGCAAGTATTCGCGCATAAAGTTTGGAAGAACCTTCACATGTCGTCAACATGAACATCCTGTCACTATTGTCCAGAAGAACGAGTACTCTGCTCCGTGTGATACTTGTGGCACCACTTTTCATGGCTTGGCTGTAGCATGTACTCAATGCAAATTCAATTCCCACTTATTTGTCCAATGGTGGCTCCCAGAGGGTATTTGTGCCCCC